In Hyperolius riggenbachi isolate aHypRig1 chromosome 10, aHypRig1.pri, whole genome shotgun sequence, a genomic segment contains:
- the LOC137535483 gene encoding zinc finger protein 892-like: MEEGDMMGTKKEEETYVRSDQQSMAEGDMMRTSKEEEEMYVRSDQRSMEEDDMMGTNKEEEEETYVRSDQQSVEEGDMMRIKKEEEEETCVKSDQQSMEEGDMMRIKKEEEDTYVRSDQQSVEKGDMMRIKKEEEEETCVRSDQQSVEEGDMRIKKEEEEDTYVRSDQLCMEEGDMMGTNKEEEEAYVRSDQQSMEEGDVMRASKEEDIIAEMRIGRSPGIRNLSEIRLSVSTDCTTDDDVTGQESPADILVTPNIPPDSPHLSNPEGPHTQHSSPPAGGSHSCSTCGKCYAWKSTLVRHERSHTGEKSYSCAECGKCFVVKSELVRHERTHTGEKPYPCAECGKCFGHKSSLDNHERSHTGDKPYSCAECGKCFVDKSKLVAHGKSHTGEKPYSCAECGKCFVSKSYLVTHERYHTGEKPYSCAECGKWFTQKSSLVRHERCHTGEKPYSCAECGKCFTQKSSLDSHERCHTGEKRYSCAECGKCFWHKSQLIRHLC, from the exons atggaggagggtgacatgatggggacaaagaaagaagaagagacatatgtgaggagtgatcagcagtctatggcggagggtgacatgatgaggacaagtaaagaggaagaagagatgtatgtgaggagtgatcagcggtctatggaggaggatgacatgatggggacaaataaagaggaagaagaagagacatatgtgaggagtgatcagcagtctgtggaggagggtgacatgatgaggataaagaaagaggaagaagaagagacgtgtgTGAAAAGTGATCAgcaatctatggaggagggtgacatgatgaggataaagaaagaggaagaagacacatatgtgaggagtgatcagcagtctgtggagaagGGTGATATGATGAGgataaagaaagaggaagaagaagagacgtgtgtgaggagtgatcagcagtctgtggaggagggtgacatgaggataaagaaagaggaagaagaagacacatatgtgaggagtgatcagctgtgtatggaggagggtgacatgatggggacaaataaagaggaagaagaggcgtatgtgaggagtgatcagcagtctatggaggagggtgacgtgATGAGAGCATCTAAGGAGGAAGACATTATTGCAGAGATGAGAATTG ggcggagtcccggcatcaggaacctctcagagattcgtctctctgtatccacagactgtacaacggatgatgatgtcactggacaagagtcccctgcagatatcctggtgaccccaaatatccccccagactcccctcacctgtctaaccctgaggggcctcacacccagcacagctctccccctgctggagggtctcattcctgttccacgtgtgggaaatgttatgcaTGGAAATCaactcttgtcagacatgagagatctcacactggtgagaagtcctattcatgtgctgagtgtgggaaatgttttgtggtgaaatcagagcttgtcagacatgagagaactcacactggtgagaagccctatccatgtgctgagtgtgggaaatgttttggtcatAAATCAAGTCTTGAcaatcatgagagatctcacacgggtgataagccctattcatgtgctgagtgtgggaaatgttttgttgatAAATCAAAGCTGGTTGCACATGggaaatctcacacaggtgagaagccctattcatgtgctgagtgtgggaaatgttttgtgagtaAATCATATCTTGTTACACATGAGAGATAtcatactggtgagaaaccctattcatgtgctgagtgtgggaaatggtttactcagaaatcaagtcttgtcagacatgagagatgtcacactggtgagaagccctattcatgtgctgagtgtgggaaatgttttactcagaaatCAAGTCTTGACagtcatgagagatgtcacactggtgagaagcgctattcatgtgctgagtgtgggaaatgtttttggcATAAGTCACAGCttatcagacacttgtgttga